The Gadus macrocephalus chromosome 13, ASM3116895v1 genome includes a window with the following:
- the LOC132471095 gene encoding LOW QUALITY PROTEIN: putative nuclease HARBI1 (The sequence of the model RefSeq protein was modified relative to this genomic sequence to represent the inferred CDS: inserted 3 bases in 2 codons) — MACPFIEEPVDVEAQILGCFIXSLMSSYLFERFRFSASSIIYINNILSPHITRMTHRGPAXSSEQILCIALRFFANGSFLYNVGDAEHVSKETVCRAVRNVTLALKQLLCTFVVFPSHRPTRLLKEEFHRIAGFPGVIGCIDGTHIPIIAPSINEGDYVNRKSVHSINVQIICDAAHMINNVEAKWPGSVYDSQMFRESTLNARFARGEFIYI, encoded by the exons ATGGCGTGTCCTTTTATTGAAGAGCCAGTTGATGTCGAGGCGCAGATACTTGGATGTTTTA ATTCCCTGATGAGTAGCTACCTGTTTGAGCGTTTCCGTTTCTCTGCatcatcaataatttatataaacaatattCTCAGCCCTCACATCACTCGCATGACACATCGTGGACCCGC CAGTTCCGAGCAAATTCTTTGTATTGCACTTCGTTTTTTTGCCAACGGCAGTTTTTTGTATAACGTCGGTGATGCAGAGCATGTGTCCAAGGAAACTGTCTGTCGGGCTGTCCGAAATGTGACACTTGCACTGAAACAGCTACTATGCACGTTTGTAGTGTTCCCAAGTCACAGACCCACCAGACTTCTCAAAGAAGAGTTCCACAGAATTGCAG ggTTTCCAGGTGTGATTGGCTGCATAGATGGCACTCACATTCCTATCATAGCTCCTTCAATAAATGAAGGAGATTATGTGAATAGGAAATCTGTCCACAGCATTAATGTACAG ATCATATGTGACGCAGCCCACATGATAAATAATGTGGAAGCGAAGTGGCCTGGGTCTGTGTATGACTCACAAATGTTTCGTGAGTCTACACTGAATGCCAGATTTGCCCGTggtgagtttatatatatatag
- the avpr2b.1 gene encoding vasopressin V2 receptor, with protein MSRFSHNITNISFEGGPPGDQPRDELLAQIEITLLTVIFISAGILNVGLLLLLWKRRQQVSRMRVFVFHLCIADLVVTFFQVCPQLVWDITDRFVGPDIVCRAVKYLQVVGMFASTYMIVVMTVDRYQAICNPMVKFQRRRARWNVPICVAWCVSIVGALPQVFIFSRVEVAPGVFDCWAHFVQPWGLRAYVTWTTLVIFVLPVLTVVACQARICRTVQINFHLKTLRTVNRSAAGDASALPSRASGVGGVSKARVKTVKMTVVIVLAYVVCWAPFFTVQLWSVWDSEAPTETAVFTILMLLASLNSCANPCIFLLFSGTLPPRLAALCGGVDGGAHSDAKDSAVQEDATMVSSLHVHQLQESVRGHSGQIVDSIKKK; from the exons ATGTCTAGGTTCAGTCATAACATCACCAACATCAGCTTCGAAGGTGGGCCACCTGGGGACCAGCCGAGGGATGAACTTTTGGCGCAAATCGAGATTACCTTACTGACCGTCATATTCATCAGCGCGGGGATCCTGAACGTCGGACTGCTGCTCCTCTTGTGGAAGCGGAGGCAGCAGGTGTCCAGGATGCGCGTCTTCGTGTTCCACCTTTGCATCGCCGACCTGGTGGTGACGTTTTTCCAAGTGTGCCCGCAGCTCGTCTGGGACATCACGGACCGGTTCGTGGGTCCGGACATCGTCTGCCGTGCGGTCAAGTACCTCCAGGTCGTCGGCATGTTCGCCTCCACCTACATGATCGTGGTGATGACCGTGGATCGGTATCAAGCCATCTGCAACCCAATGGTGAAGTTCCAGAGGCGCAGGGCGCGCTGGAACGTGCCAATCTGCGTGGCGTGGTGCGTCTCCATTGTGGGCGCTCTGCCCCAGGTGTTCATCTTCTCCCGGGTGGAGGTCGCCCCCGGCGTGTTCGACTGCTGGGCGCACTTCGTCCAGCCGTGGGGACTGAGAGCCTACGTAACCTGGACGACGCTGGTGATCTTCGTGCTGCCCGTGCTGACCGTAGTGGCGTGCCAAGCGCGCATCTGCCGCACGGTGCAAATTAACTTCCACCTGAAGACGCTGCGGACTGTGAACCGGAGCGCCGCGGGCGACGCTTCGGCGCTGCCTTCCCGCGCCAGCGGCGTCGGGGGGGTGTCGAAGGCGCGGGTTAAGACGGTGAAGATGACCGTGGTGATCGTGCTCGCCTACGTCGTGTGCTGGGCGCCATTCTTTACCGTGCAGCTCTGGTCCGTGTGGGACTCGGAGGCGCCCACTGAGA CGGCTGTGTTCACCATCCTGATGCTGCTGGCCAGCCTGAACAGCTGCGCCAACCCCTGCATCTTCCTGCTGTTCAGCGGCACGCTGCCTCCCAGGCTGGCCGCGCTCTGCGGCGGCGTGGACGGGGGCGCGCACTCAGACGCAAAAGATTCCGCCGTCCAAGAGGACGCCACCATGGTCAGCTCCCTCCATGTACATCAGCTTCAAGAGTCTGTCAGAGGCCACTCAGGCCAGATAGTGGATTCaatcaagaaaaaataa
- the trnt1 gene encoding CCA tRNA nucleotidyltransferase 1, mitochondrial yields MLGRIISPLLIRRPHLIWTRNLLTMKLKTCEFQSLLSEGLNAVAGLFEKHQFELRIAGGAVRDLLSGKRPEDVDFATTATPEEMKRMFQAAGIRMINNKGEKHGTITARLHNENFEVTTLRVDVQTDGRHAEVEFTKDWEKDAERRDLTINSMFLGLDGTLYDYYNGYEDLQNRKVRFVGSAEQRIQEDYLRILRYFRFYGRVVPEPGDHEPETLDAIRDNASGLAGISGERIWVELKKMVVGNHAGHLLELMYDLGLVQYMGLPPDGDIEEMKRVWQNAKDSSPKPMTVLAAFFHRPEEVDKMDLRLKVSKEEKTLAQFLVKHRRELHKCPDNPDSLTPFTDFIIDSRELDSKLKVCELLKYQGEARLLAELTDWSTPRFPVSGHDLRRLGVTSGKEIGSTLQELRDVWKRSRYQMDKEELLSHVHH; encoded by the exons ATGTTGGGCAGAATAATTAGCCCGCTGTTGATCAGAAGACCACATCTTATTTGGACACGTAACCTCCTCACCATGAAGTTGAAGACCTGTGAATTCCAGTCCTTGTTGTCAGAAGGATTGAACGCTGTAGCAG GTCTATTTGAAAAGCACCAGTTTGAGTTGAGAATTGCAGGGGGTGCTGTCCGCGACCTGCTATCGGGCAAGCGCCCAGAGGATGTGGACTTTGCCACAACGGCCACTCCGGAGGAGATGAAGCGCATGTTCCAGGCGGCAGGGATCAGGATGATCAATAACAAAGGGGAGAAACACGGGACCATCACTGCCCGA CTTCACAACGAGAACTTTGAGGTGACCACTCTCCGAGTGGATgtgcagacggacggacggcacGCCGAGGTGGAGTTCACCAAGGACTGGGAGAAGGACGCAGAGCGCAGAGACCTCACCATCAACTCCATGTTCTTAg GGTTAGATGGAACCCTATACGATTATTACAATGGATATGAAGACCTGCAGAACCGCAAAGTCCGGTTTGTGGGCAGCGCTGAACAGAGGATCCAGGAGGACTACCTGAGGATCCTACGCTACTTCAG GTTCTATGGCCGGGTGGTTCCCGAGCCCGGGGACCACGAGCCTGAGACCCTGGACGCCATCAGGGACAACGCCTCTGGCCTGGCGGGCATCTCCGGGGAGAGGATCTGGGTGGAGCTGAAGAAGATGGTGGTGGGCAACCATGCCGGTCACCTGCTGGAGCTCATGTATGACCTGGGCCTGGTCCAGTACATGG GTTTACCACCAGATGGCGACATTGAGGAGATGAAACGCGTGTGGCAGAACGCCAAGGATTCTTCCCCCAAGCCCATGACTGTCTTGGCCGCGTTCTTCCACCGGCCAGAGGAGGTGGACAAGATGGACCTAAGGCTCAAGGTGTCCAAAGAGGAGAAGACTCTGGCTCAGTTCCTTGTAAAACACAGACGAGAACTGCACAAGTGTCCGGACAACCCAGACAGCCTCACCCCCTTCACAGACTTCATCATCGAT AGCCGCGAGTTGGACTCCAAGCTCAAGGTGTGCGAGCTGCTCAAGTACCAGGGCGAGGCCCGGCTGCTGGCGGAGCTCACGGACTGGTCCACCCCACGCTTCCCTGTCAGCGGCCACGACCTGAGGAGGCTGGGCGTCACCTCGGGCAAGGAGATCGGCAGCACCCTCCAGGAGCTCCGCGACGTGTGGAAGAGAAGCCGCTACCAGATGGACAAAGAGGAGCTGCTGAGCCACGTCCATCACTGA
- the arl6ip5a gene encoding ADP-ribosylation factor-like 6 interacting protein 5a, which yields MAQLELTALRPWDDFFPGSERFSKPDFNDLAKWNNRVINNLLYYQTNYIAMAIVVFLLVGFLNPVGMFMGMAVVAAVFLGSVWAGENKAVIKTFKKQNPAAFVAAIMLVSYMLMSLVGGVMVFMSGITFPLALMLAHASFRLRNMKNKLENRMEVVGLKRSPMGLLLEALGQQEENLQKMQNFLEAKMKE from the exons ATGGCCCAACTGGAGCTGACAGCGCTGAGGCCGTGGGACGACTTCTTCCCTGGGTCGGAAAGATTCTCCAAACCAGACTTCAACGATCTGGCAAAATGGAACAACAGAGTTATAAACAACCTCCTGTATTATCAAACCAATTATATAGCCATGGCCATCGTGGTGTTCCTCTTAGTCGG ATTTCTGAACCCGGTGGGGATGTTCATGGGGATGGCCGTGGTGGCGGCGGTCTTCCTCGGTTCGGTCTGGGCGGGAGAAAATAAAGCAGTCATAAAGACCTTCAAGAAGCAGAACCCTGCAGCGTTTGTGGCTGCCATCATGTTGGTCAGCTACATGCTGATGTCTTTGGTGGGAGGCGTCATGGTCTTCATGTCGGGAATCACTTTTCCTCTGGCTC TGATGCTCGCCCATGCCTCGTTCCGCCTGCGCAACATGAAGAACAAGCTGGAGAACCGGATGGAGGTCGTGGGGCTGAAGAGGTCCCCCAtgggcctgctgctggaggcTCTGGGACAACAGGAGGAAAACCTCCAGAAGATGCAGAACTTTTTGGAAGCAAAGATGAAGGAGTGA